The Paucidesulfovibrio gracilis DSM 16080 genome contains a region encoding:
- a CDS encoding glucokinase, translating to MSAILAADIGGTSSRFALFELRHGKPALVERVWLQTRQAESFVALLAMLRETGFPAAPGDAEQTVIAVAGPVERLLRSNPPNIPWDIDLERDCSSTGGSVQLINDFTAQAYATQCEPGQTANVLRAGRPNNGGTVAVLGAGTGLGQCALIHADGKDVPVPSEGGHAAFPFRRAEDSLRLFALGRLKRAYCRQEDLVSGNGLSLIHEFLTGERLEPVDVAARLPDCPDTTEIFARCYGRVARQYCLQVLATGGVFLSGGVAAKNPVLVEHPAFLEEFEECPEYAAMLRAVPVRLMTDQESGLHGAARFAWQSLTDQIKIGG from the coding sequence GTGTCTGCCATTCTCGCCGCGGATATCGGCGGTACAAGCAGCCGATTCGCTTTGTTCGAGTTGCGTCATGGCAAGCCCGCGTTGGTTGAACGGGTTTGGTTGCAAACCCGCCAGGCGGAATCGTTTGTGGCTTTGCTGGCGATGTTGCGGGAAACGGGCTTCCCGGCCGCCCCCGGGGACGCGGAGCAAACCGTCATCGCCGTGGCCGGTCCCGTGGAACGGCTCCTGCGTTCCAACCCTCCCAATATTCCATGGGATATCGACCTGGAGCGGGACTGCTCTTCGACAGGGGGGAGCGTACAATTGATCAACGATTTTACGGCCCAGGCCTATGCCACTCAGTGCGAACCGGGGCAGACCGCCAACGTGTTGCGTGCGGGGCGGCCCAATAACGGGGGGACCGTGGCCGTGCTTGGGGCAGGCACAGGCTTGGGACAATGTGCCTTGATTCACGCGGACGGCAAGGATGTCCCGGTGCCTTCGGAAGGCGGGCATGCGGCTTTTCCGTTTCGTCGTGCAGAGGATTCGTTGCGTTTGTTCGCGCTGGGACGGCTCAAGCGGGCGTATTGCCGCCAGGAGGATTTGGTTTCCGGGAACGGATTGTCCTTGATTCATGAATTTCTGACAGGGGAACGACTCGAACCTGTTGACGTTGCGGCGCGTCTTCCCGATTGCCCAGACACTACAGAAATTTTTGCCCGCTGTTATGGACGCGTGGCCCGACAGTATTGTTTGCAGGTTTTGGCCACGGGTGGCGTGTTCCTTTCCGGCGGGGTTGCCGCAAAGAATCCTGTTCTTGTGGAACACCCCGCATTCTTGGAAGAATTTGAGGAATGCCCGGAATATGCGGCAATGTTGCGGGCTGTGCCGGTTCGGTTGATGACGGACCAGGAGAGCGGGTTGCATGGCGCGGCTAGGTTTGCATGGCAGAGCCTGACCGACCAGATAAAGATCGGGGGGTGA
- a CDS encoding TPM domain-containing protein produces the protein MTSPAQRFLNQQDRQHIIEAVQEAERKTSGEIVPLVADMSDQYPAAEFNGAMVLGMLTAIASAWLLGLETIWLFLPVFCLTYVVFFLLVRTLPALKRFFVPGQVLNHAVSQAAINAFHVHGLHRTRDMTGILIYISVFEHKVHVLADKGINDRVPPQTWNEIVGIITDGIRRGEQGKAIAKAVTRCGELLSVNFPIRADDTDELPNLIVEGDENQ, from the coding sequence ATGACCTCACCGGCACAACGTTTTCTTAATCAACAGGACCGCCAGCACATCATCGAAGCAGTGCAGGAGGCGGAACGCAAAACATCCGGGGAGATAGTTCCCCTGGTCGCGGACATGAGCGACCAATATCCTGCAGCGGAATTCAATGGGGCGATGGTGTTGGGCATGCTGACAGCCATTGCCTCGGCCTGGCTGCTCGGATTGGAAACCATTTGGCTTTTCCTTCCTGTTTTCTGCCTGACCTACGTCGTTTTTTTTCTCCTTGTGCGCACGCTTCCGGCACTAAAACGCTTTTTTGTCCCAGGCCAGGTTTTGAACCACGCCGTGAGTCAAGCCGCAATCAATGCCTTTCACGTTCATGGACTGCATCGAACCAGAGACATGACCGGCATCCTGATTTACATCTCCGTATTTGAGCACAAGGTTCACGTGCTGGCAGACAAGGGCATCAACGATCGTGTCCCGCCACAAACCTGGAATGAAATCGTGGGAATCATCACCGACGGCATCCGTCGGGGTGAACAAGGAAAGGCCATTGCCAAAGCCGTGACCCGATGCGGCGAATTGCTTTCCGTCAACTTTCCCATTCGGGCGGACGATACGGACGAACTGCCTAATCTCATTGTGGAAGGTGATGAAAACCAATAG
- a CDS encoding TPM domain-containing protein has protein sequence MPQQRFTPILLILLLLAGVTAPSKAAALDVPPLTGRVTDTADIISPQAERVLNDALAKLEHSDSTQIVILTIPSLEGDNLERFSIEVAEQWGIGQSKTDNGAILLVSRDDHKIRIEVGYGLEGVLTDTLSGAIIDNVIAPRFKQGDFDGGFVAGVVAMIQAVRGEYSAPQEEDGPPIALLAILMLLIPGFFIGLNAFGTRVGRRRSSLGGAALPPFIFWSGGFGNHDDTNSFGGGFGGFGGGGGGGFGGGGASGDW, from the coding sequence ATGCCACAGCAACGCTTCACCCCCATTCTCCTCATTCTGCTTCTGCTTGCGGGAGTGACAGCACCGTCCAAAGCTGCGGCTCTGGACGTCCCTCCTCTCACCGGACGCGTGACCGATACGGCTGACATCATCAGCCCCCAGGCGGAACGAGTGTTGAATGATGCACTGGCCAAGTTGGAACACAGCGACTCCACACAGATTGTCATCCTGACCATCCCCTCACTGGAAGGCGATAACCTTGAGCGATTTTCCATCGAGGTGGCTGAACAGTGGGGCATAGGACAGTCAAAAACCGACAACGGGGCCATTCTTCTGGTCTCCCGCGATGACCATAAGATTCGCATCGAAGTGGGATACGGGCTTGAGGGCGTCCTGACCGATACCTTGTCCGGAGCCATTATCGACAACGTCATCGCCCCCCGCTTCAAGCAAGGCGACTTTGACGGCGGGTTTGTGGCCGGAGTCGTTGCCATGATCCAGGCCGTGCGCGGAGAGTATTCGGCTCCCCAGGAGGAAGACGGTCCCCCCATCGCTTTACTGGCTATACTGATGCTGCTCATCCCCGGCTTTTTCATAGGCCTGAACGCATTCGGTACGCGTGTCGGCAGACGCCGCAGCTCCCTCGGGGGCGCCGCCCTGCCTCCCTTCATTTTCTGGAGCGGAGGGTTCGGCAACCACGACGACACCAATTCCTTTGGTGGAGGATTTGGAGGATTCGGCGGCGGAGGCGGAGGCGGATTCGGTGGCGGCGGTGCTTCCGGCGATTGGTAG
- a CDS encoding LemA family protein has translation MRQRLPFILFLLFLLPSLNGCGYNSMQQNEEAVFAAWGNLEAALQRRADLIPNLVETVKGFATQERETLEAVVEARSKASSIQLSPEALSNPQALANFQAAQGELSSALSRLMVVVERYPDLKSNQNFLALQHQLEGTENRINVARQRYNEAVQTFNYSIRKFPNSMTNSLLLDLERKEFFQADDAARQVPQVDFGAGE, from the coding sequence ATGAGACAACGACTGCCGTTTATTCTTTTTTTGCTCTTCCTCCTGCCGTCCCTTAACGGCTGCGGCTACAACAGCATGCAGCAAAACGAGGAAGCGGTCTTTGCCGCGTGGGGCAACCTGGAAGCGGCTCTTCAGCGACGCGCGGATTTGATCCCCAACCTCGTGGAAACCGTCAAGGGATTCGCGACCCAGGAACGGGAAACCCTGGAAGCCGTGGTGGAGGCCCGTTCCAAAGCCAGTTCCATTCAACTTTCGCCCGAAGCGCTTTCCAATCCCCAGGCGCTGGCCAATTTCCAAGCCGCGCAGGGCGAACTCAGTTCGGCCCTTTCCCGTCTGATGGTGGTTGTGGAGCGGTACCCCGATCTTAAGTCGAACCAAAACTTCCTCGCGTTGCAGCACCAGCTGGAAGGCACGGAAAACCGCATCAACGTGGCCCGGCAACGCTACAACGAGGCGGTGCAAACCTTCAACTACTCCATCCGCAAATTCCCGAACAGCATGACCAACTCTCTGCTGCTCGATCTGGAACGAAAGGAATTCTTCCAGGCTGACGATGCAGCCCGACAAGTGCCGCAAGTGGACTTCGGAGCCGGGGAATAG
- a CDS encoding BMP family ABC transporter substrate-binding protein: MQKMWKFLVTVLMLAAFAGVLAGCGGDKAEEATPEASKEQAEAEEQAAPAEEAEPLKVGFVYVSPIGDAGYSYSHDLGRQVVDQMEGVETTAAENVAEGPDSERVIRNMARKGFDLIFATSFGFMDPMIKVAGEYPDVNFMHCSGFKTADNASNYFGRMYQARYLTGLVAGSMTSSNEIGYVAAMQIPEVIRGINAFTLGVRKANPDAVVRVVWTNTWYDPVLEKDAAISLLDAGCDVIAQHQDSPGPQEAAEERGVYSVGYNSDMASFAPKAHLTAAIWNWGPFYKETVEQVRDGSWQGGESHWMGMEKDIVEIAPFGEMVPEDVRTMVEAQKAELVAGNDFVFQGPIKGQDGEIVIAEGETPSDAELLGMKFFVEGVVGSID; encoded by the coding sequence ATGCAGAAAATGTGGAAATTTTTGGTGACCGTCCTGATGCTGGCTGCTTTTGCCGGTGTCCTGGCGGGCTGTGGCGGAGACAAGGCCGAGGAAGCAACGCCCGAGGCTTCGAAAGAACAGGCCGAGGCTGAAGAACAGGCGGCTCCTGCCGAGGAAGCCGAACCGCTCAAGGTCGGTTTTGTGTATGTTTCTCCCATCGGTGATGCGGGGTATTCCTATTCCCACGACTTGGGCCGCCAGGTTGTGGACCAGATGGAAGGCGTGGAGACCACGGCTGCCGAAAATGTGGCTGAAGGCCCGGACTCCGAGCGTGTCATCCGCAATATGGCCCGCAAGGGATTTGATCTGATTTTTGCTACCAGCTTCGGCTTCATGGATCCCATGATCAAGGTGGCGGGTGAATATCCTGACGTGAATTTCATGCACTGCTCGGGCTTCAAGACCGCCGACAACGCCAGCAACTATTTTGGCCGCATGTACCAGGCCCGTTACCTCACCGGTCTGGTTGCCGGATCCATGACCTCTTCCAACGAAATCGGGTATGTCGCCGCTATGCAGATTCCCGAAGTAATCCGTGGAATCAACGCTTTTACGCTTGGTGTGCGCAAAGCCAATCCCGATGCCGTTGTGCGTGTGGTCTGGACCAATACCTGGTATGATCCGGTTTTGGAAAAGGATGCCGCCATCAGTCTGTTGGACGCCGGATGTGACGTTATCGCCCAGCACCAGGATTCCCCCGGTCCGCAGGAGGCTGCTGAAGAACGCGGCGTGTACTCCGTGGGTTACAACTCCGACATGGCCTCCTTCGCTCCCAAGGCGCATCTCACTGCTGCCATCTGGAACTGGGGTCCGTTCTATAAGGAAACCGTGGAGCAGGTGCGCGACGGTTCCTGGCAGGGCGGCGAGTCCCATTGGATGGGCATGGAAAAGGATATCGTGGAGATCGCTCCGTTCGGCGAGATGGTGCCGGAAGATGTTCGCACCATGGTGGAGGCCCAAAAGGCCGAGCTGGTGGCCGGCAACGATTTTGTGTTCCAGGGACCCATCAAGGGCCAGGACGGCGAGATCGTCATTGCCGAAGGTGAGACCCCCTCGGATGCCGAGCTGCTCGGTATGAAGTTCTTTGTCGAGGGCGTCGTTGGAAGCATCGACTAA
- a CDS encoding LysE family translocator, which translates to MSFELWITAFVLLAFIAYTPGPMTMFSMSTSLRNGFGKTLPAIAGGSSAYLTQMLIVYLGLGVVVQSSCLVFNAIKWVGVAYLLVLAVRNWNADVTIADEVGSVPPPPLARRFFMGYATGMSNPKSILVFTVLFPQFIEPEHYTLHFAILASSFCVVQACSAMSYALFGAKAFRWLQRRCLTHLQSRVTAMILACAAGFLATSEK; encoded by the coding sequence ATGTCCTTTGAACTTTGGATCACCGCATTCGTATTGTTGGCTTTTATTGCCTACACTCCCGGTCCCATGACCATGTTTTCCATGTCTACCAGCCTTCGCAACGGGTTTGGTAAGACCCTGCCCGCCATTGCCGGAGGCTCCAGCGCCTACCTGACGCAGATGCTTATTGTCTACCTGGGGCTGGGGGTGGTCGTGCAGAGTTCCTGTCTCGTGTTCAACGCGATCAAATGGGTTGGGGTTGCCTACCTTCTGGTGCTTGCCGTCAGAAACTGGAATGCCGATGTGACCATTGCCGATGAAGTGGGCAGCGTGCCTCCGCCTCCTTTGGCCCGCCGTTTCTTTATGGGCTACGCGACGGGTATGTCCAATCCTAAATCAATTTTGGTCTTTACCGTACTTTTCCCACAGTTTATCGAGCCGGAACACTACACTTTGCATTTTGCCATTCTGGCTTCAAGCTTTTGTGTTGTTCAGGCCTGTAGCGCCATGTCCTATGCGTTGTTTGGGGCAAAGGCGTTCCGTTGGCTACAGCGCCGTTGCCTGACGCACTTGCAGAGCCGTGTCACTGCCATGATACTTGCCTGTGCTGCTGGATTTTTGGCCACCAGTGAAAAATAG
- a CDS encoding Maf family protein — translation MPTKHSIYETICPLVLASGSPRRKDFFQQLGLTFESVPSRAAEPRPSPGESPGSYATRMAEQKGLEVLERCPGRAIVAADTVVALNGLILGKPGDQDEAISMLTRLCGHTHQVVTGCWLHSPHSAQQTFHVTTDVRMRAATPEELHAYVATGEPADKAGAYAIQGIGSFLVEHVHGSYTNVVGLPLARVLEVLVSWGVIVPRQD, via the coding sequence ATGCCTACGAAACACTCCATATACGAAACCATATGCCCTTTGGTGCTCGCCTCTGGCTCCCCCCGACGTAAAGATTTCTTTCAACAGCTGGGCCTCACGTTTGAAAGCGTACCCAGCAGGGCGGCGGAGCCGCGCCCCTCCCCCGGCGAATCTCCAGGGAGCTACGCGACCCGCATGGCCGAACAGAAAGGCCTTGAAGTGTTGGAACGTTGCCCGGGACGGGCTATTGTGGCAGCAGATACCGTTGTTGCGCTGAACGGACTTATCCTGGGAAAACCAGGCGACCAAGACGAAGCCATATCCATGCTGACCCGGCTTTGCGGACATACGCATCAGGTGGTCACTGGCTGTTGGCTGCATTCTCCACACTCGGCGCAACAAACATTTCATGTAACCACCGATGTTCGAATGCGCGCAGCAACACCCGAAGAACTGCACGCCTATGTTGCTACGGGCGAACCCGCTGACAAGGCCGGAGCCTACGCCATCCAGGGCATCGGCTCATTCCTTGTGGAGCATGTCCATGGCTCCTACACCAACGTCGTCGGGTTGCCCCTGGCGCGTGTACTAGAAGTGTTAGTATCTTGGGGGGTTATCGTTCCAAGGCAGGACTAA
- a CDS encoding TylF/MycF/NovP-related O-methyltransferase — translation MSFVPLLHAIDAKENPMSSQTEQSVSDLVEAAVRLLAHGSPEDWNRHYREKSFQEHFLPRAKDALLFDFDYQNRQVLYQCINGRFIQKEPIDYLEFGVWQGVSFSHWLNINTHASSRFFGFDSFEGLPEDWNRGAPKGTFSQKGAVPTIEDPRATFVKGLFQQSIPPFLDGFAVQNRLVIHFDADLYSSTLYTMMALDRFITPGTIFLFDEFTAEKYTCEYAALHDYCAACYRDYKVLCSRKDYVKLAIEIVVPE, via the coding sequence GTGTCATTTGTTCCGCTGTTACATGCTATCGATGCGAAGGAGAATCCCATGTCAAGTCAGACAGAACAATCCGTTTCCGACCTTGTAGAGGCGGCAGTGCGCCTTTTGGCGCATGGTTCCCCGGAGGATTGGAACAGGCATTACCGAGAAAAAAGTTTTCAGGAGCATTTTTTGCCGCGAGCAAAAGACGCCTTGCTTTTTGATTTTGACTACCAAAATAGACAAGTACTGTACCAATGCATCAATGGCCGGTTTATTCAAAAGGAACCCATTGATTACCTGGAGTTTGGTGTTTGGCAGGGAGTGAGCTTTTCGCATTGGCTCAATATCAATACACATGCCAGTTCGAGATTCTTTGGATTTGATTCCTTTGAAGGACTTCCCGAAGATTGGAATCGGGGTGCCCCCAAGGGTACGTTTTCGCAAAAAGGTGCCGTCCCCACCATCGAGGATCCACGGGCGACGTTTGTCAAGGGACTGTTTCAACAATCTATTCCCCCTTTTTTAGATGGCTTTGCGGTACAAAATAGATTGGTCATTCATTTTGACGCGGATCTGTATTCCTCAACGCTTTATACCATGATGGCTCTTGACAGATTCATAACGCCGGGAACCATCTTTCTTTTTGACGAATTTACTGCGGAAAAGTACACGTGCGAATATGCAGCGCTGCATGACTATTGTGCGGCATGCTATCGTGACTACAAGGTGCTGTGCTCCCGCAAGGACTACGTTAAACTGGCTATAGAGATTGTTGTCCCGGAATAA
- a CDS encoding PACE efflux transporter, which produces MRTRIDRLRHAVLFEVLGIAISAPASAWILDRPVGHMGYLSIALATTAMIVNYVYNLAFDHALKQLGRPVHLRPTWMRVLHAFCFEGTLLVVAVPMVAWWLNMTVWQAFITDIGFAVFYLVYGFVYNWGYDVVFPMPSAEVSH; this is translated from the coding sequence ATGCGAACAAGAATCGATCGATTGCGACATGCCGTGCTGTTTGAAGTACTCGGCATCGCCATTAGTGCTCCGGCTTCGGCCTGGATTTTGGATCGGCCCGTAGGACATATGGGCTATTTGAGTATTGCTCTGGCAACAACTGCCATGATCGTAAACTATGTCTACAACCTGGCGTTTGACCATGCCCTGAAGCAGCTGGGACGCCCCGTGCATCTGCGGCCTACCTGGATGCGTGTGCTGCACGCCTTTTGTTTTGAGGGGACGTTGCTTGTGGTGGCCGTACCCATGGTGGCTTGGTGGCTGAATATGACCGTTTGGCAAGCGTTTATTACGGATATCGGGTTCGCGGTTTTTTATCTCGTGTATGGGTTTGTCTACAACTGGGGTTATGATGTTGTGTTTCCCATGCCAAGTGCTGAAGTGTCCCATTGA
- a CDS encoding OmpA/MotB family protein, with the protein MQSEWNTLIGSEVGTTKGGIPFSYQQEDAGHWSVPWADLMMVMFVLFVVLYVFSVRHENVVVLFSDRSVPGEVRVPVSELDVAIGRMARNVHEQGMPQTGPSVYYKSKDTGVSVVREKRAVRVTLRGELFFESGSAALRQEAQEYLAEVADVVRITQGNVDVIGYADSSESSGVEGFQLTSARAAEVVRWFVEGAGVAAKRFTVVGRSDHAPELPTLSQGHETANRRVEIVIHTDA; encoded by the coding sequence ATGCAGTCGGAGTGGAATACGTTGATCGGGTCCGAAGTCGGGACAACGAAAGGGGGAATTCCTTTTTCGTATCAGCAGGAGGATGCCGGCCATTGGTCCGTACCCTGGGCTGACCTCATGATGGTCATGTTTGTACTGTTTGTTGTTTTATACGTTTTTTCCGTCCGACACGAGAACGTGGTGGTGTTGTTCAGCGATCGAAGCGTGCCTGGAGAAGTTCGTGTTCCGGTCAGTGAATTGGACGTGGCCATTGGACGGATGGCCCGGAATGTTCATGAACAGGGCATGCCGCAAACAGGGCCGAGCGTGTATTACAAATCCAAAGACACCGGGGTTTCCGTGGTGCGGGAAAAACGGGCAGTTCGCGTGACGCTTCGTGGAGAATTGTTCTTTGAAAGCGGCTCTGCCGCCCTGCGTCAGGAGGCCCAGGAATACTTGGCGGAAGTCGCGGACGTCGTGCGGATAACGCAGGGAAACGTGGACGTCATCGGCTATGCTGATTCATCCGAAAGCTCTGGTGTGGAGGGATTTCAGCTGACTTCGGCGCGGGCCGCTGAAGTGGTTCGATGGTTTGTGGAGGGGGCAGGTGTGGCTGCGAAACGTTTTACCGTGGTGGGGCGGTCGGATCATGCTCCGGAATTGCCGACGTTGTCACAGGGACATGAAACCGCCAATCGGCGGGTGGAAATCGTTATTCATACCGATGCGTGA
- the gpt gene encoding xanthine phosphoribosyltransferase produces MFSVSWEQLHKDCRTLSWRLLELGPFKGIYCITRGGLIPAGILARELDLHMIDTVCISSYTWQAQGQASVLKHNFQGDGEGWLLVDDLVDTGRTAKLVREMLPKAHFATVYAKPEGRPLVDTFITEVSQDTWVLFPWDAGFQFVEPIVQSGTD; encoded by the coding sequence ATGTTTTCTGTTTCCTGGGAACAATTGCACAAGGACTGCCGAACGCTGTCCTGGCGACTTTTGGAACTCGGTCCGTTTAAGGGGATTTATTGCATTACCCGCGGGGGGCTTATCCCGGCGGGTATTCTTGCTCGTGAGCTGGATCTCCACATGATCGATACCGTTTGCATCTCAAGCTATACGTGGCAGGCTCAGGGGCAGGCCAGTGTCTTGAAGCACAACTTCCAAGGGGACGGCGAAGGCTGGCTTCTGGTGGATGACTTGGTGGATACCGGACGGACCGCCAAGCTTGTGCGTGAAATGTTGCCCAAGGCCCATTTTGCCACGGTGTACGCCAAGCCTGAGGGACGCCCCCTGGTGGATACGTTCATTACGGAAGTGAGCCAGGATACCTGGGTACTGTTCCCCTGGGATGCAGGGTTCCAGTTTGTGGAACCCATCGTTCAGAGTGGAACGGATTGA
- a CDS encoding VOC family protein encodes MRLKYTILYVENVTQSIEFYEQVFGLQRKMLHESGDYGELDTGETTLSFSSRSLMSELGKSPGSPDPASPVFEIAFETQHVAAVLEKARSAGATVVQEVREEAWGQTTAYVTDNSGYLVEICSPVNGAS; translated from the coding sequence ATGCGGTTGAAGTACACTATCCTCTACGTTGAGAACGTGACCCAGAGCATCGAGTTTTATGAGCAGGTATTCGGCCTTCAGCGTAAAATGCTTCATGAGTCCGGAGACTACGGCGAGCTGGATACCGGGGAAACCACATTGTCCTTCTCATCGCGTAGCCTCATGTCGGAACTTGGGAAGTCGCCCGGTAGCCCCGATCCAGCGTCCCCGGTTTTTGAGATCGCCTTTGAAACGCAGCACGTGGCTGCTGTCCTCGAAAAAGCCCGGTCTGCCGGAGCCACGGTAGTGCAAGAAGTGCGCGAGGAGGCGTGGGGGCAGACCACAGCTTATGTTACTGATAATAGCGGCTATCTTGTCGAAATATGCTCGCCGGTTAACGGAGCGTCCTAA
- a CDS encoding motility protein A: MDKRNWFGIGLALVAFLSSFWLVGGIAAYWNLAALAVVLSGLAGALLLSYPFAEVRRAVSVVHEAYTVPLAVHGEIVSTLLDLSVRSKVDGVLSLEKMREKTTSAFLRNGLMFLVDNYKEQEIRDFMGTEMSFFAMRRQQSERIFRNMARTAPAFGVAGSVIGLIGLLMGISDTAVILETIPVAFLSTLYGVVLGSLILAPMAENVHFRTGSELLNQKLIMEGVVAISREQNPYKLEKKLCSFLSPEEREGHAKALRGLTRRYLARRREQENEEERGRMDGVQTPAKAS, encoded by the coding sequence ATGGATAAGCGAAATTGGTTTGGTATTGGTTTGGCCCTTGTGGCATTTCTGTCAAGTTTTTGGCTGGTCGGCGGCATAGCGGCATATTGGAATTTGGCAGCATTGGCCGTTGTCTTGTCAGGATTGGCCGGAGCGCTGCTGCTCAGCTATCCATTTGCCGAAGTGCGGCGTGCCGTAAGCGTCGTACATGAAGCCTACACCGTCCCGCTGGCTGTACATGGGGAAATCGTGTCTACATTGCTGGATTTATCCGTACGCAGCAAGGTGGATGGGGTGCTCTCTTTGGAAAAAATGCGGGAAAAGACGACCAGCGCATTTTTACGCAATGGCCTGATGTTCTTGGTGGACAACTACAAGGAACAAGAAATACGGGATTTTATGGGTACGGAGATGTCCTTTTTTGCTATGCGTCGACAACAGTCGGAACGTATTTTTCGCAACATGGCCCGGACTGCTCCGGCTTTTGGTGTGGCGGGAAGTGTCATCGGCTTGATCGGGCTGCTCATGGGGATCAGCGACACTGCCGTGATCCTGGAAACCATTCCCGTAGCGTTTCTCTCCACTCTGTATGGCGTGGTGCTGGGAAGTCTGATTTTGGCGCCTATGGCGGAAAACGTGCATTTCCGTACCGGTTCGGAGCTGCTCAACCAGAAGTTGATCATGGAAGGTGTGGTGGCCATCAGCAGGGAACAAAATCCCTACAAGCTGGAAAAGAAGCTGTGCTCGTTTTTGAGTCCGGAGGAACGTGAAGGGCATGCCAAGGCATTGCGGGGATTGACGCGTCGCTACCTTGCACGTCGCCGCGAGCAGGAAAATGAGGAAGAACGCGGTCGGATGGATGGCGTACAGACTCCGGCCAAGGCCTCCTAG
- a CDS encoding PilZ domain-containing protein, which yields MSHLTIGKTLLLQCAHFEERHLAVLVGMERGKRLVIYADLPPKALNELQKNPAIQIRYAHEGTLYGFDTLLLSLPTAPGQPLFLTYPQDIQDCDQRREKRLICNFPARLETSQGEQPCLVQDVSASAVRVALPPDKKKALLFEKGEPMRLNFSVISPHNSFAFHCDLLREFMIGGRRFAVLMLRQDDHTSHALLQNWVEDAYASPVPPSCY from the coding sequence ATGTCGCATCTCACCATAGGCAAGACCCTGCTTTTGCAATGCGCCCATTTTGAAGAACGCCACTTGGCGGTTTTGGTAGGAATGGAACGCGGCAAACGTCTTGTAATCTATGCTGACCTGCCTCCCAAAGCCCTGAACGAACTTCAAAAAAACCCTGCGATACAAATCCGCTACGCGCACGAGGGTACACTCTACGGATTCGATACTCTTCTGCTGAGTCTGCCGACGGCTCCTGGCCAGCCCCTCTTTCTGACCTATCCCCAAGACATCCAGGACTGCGACCAACGGCGGGAAAAACGGTTGATCTGTAATTTTCCAGCCCGGCTTGAGACAAGCCAGGGGGAACAGCCCTGCCTCGTCCAGGATGTTTCGGCCAGTGCCGTGCGGGTTGCCCTGCCGCCGGACAAAAAAAAGGCGCTCCTTTTTGAAAAAGGAGAGCCAATGCGCCTGAACTTTTCCGTTATCTCCCCCCACAACAGCTTTGCTTTCCATTGCGATCTATTGCGGGAATTCATGATCGGCGGCCGTCGCTTTGCTGTGCTGATGCTCCGGCAGGACGACCACACTTCGCACGCTCTGCTCCAAAACTGGGTGGAAGACGCGTACGC